From Lagopus muta isolate bLagMut1 chromosome 12, bLagMut1 primary, whole genome shotgun sequence, one genomic window encodes:
- the KIAA0513 gene encoding uncharacterized protein KIAA0513 homolog isoform X2: MEAPPDVPVGNLIDFSTEAATRAPSEPSPLAIPSDNGHLEEVTAEESDATESADSENDMGESPTHWGHRRSSSGESFSSNHSTGSARDEAASERRDFVRHYVEKIFSGGEDLEQEEKARFGELCSGEDGKGREWFARYVSAQRCNSKCVSEQTFYRLMQSFALVLFECHQMDDFSPAKNLMTMCFTYYYIGKTHALPLEAKEKPTGSIDSYLKSANSWLAEKKDIAERLLKNTSAKTENVKGFFGGLETKLKGPVAKKSDEGEDKPKEKLKKTVSMQSPEEEKKGEKIYLYMHLKQQPIWHNLRFWNAAFFDAVHCERRKRSPTTREKWCHMTQEERDDSLRFNENITFGQLGTFIHNMLAFGLTKKLCSDFLKKQATIGNLDEEQYKLLSDHIEQMASE, translated from the exons ATGGAGGCCCCCCCAGATGTGCCCGTTGGGAACCTCATCGACTTCAGCACCGAAGCAGCCACCCGTGCCCCCTCAGAGCCCTCTCCTCTGGCCATCCCCAGTGACAACGGGCACCTggaggaggtgacagcagaggagagCGATGCCACCGAGTCGGCAGACAGCGAGAACGACATGGGTGAATCCCCCACGCATTGGGGCCACCGCCGCTCCTCCTCAGGTGAATCCTTCTCCTCCAACCACAGCACTGGGTCGGCCAGGGATGAGGCAGCGTCCGAGCGCCGGGACTTCGTGCGGCACTACGTGGAGAAGATCTTCAGCGGGGG AGAGGAtctggagcaggaggagaaggcGAGGTTTGGGGAGCTGTGCAGCGGTGAGGACGGGAAGGGCAGGGAGTGGTTCGCCAGATACGTGAGCGCACAG CGCTGCAACTCCAAGTGCGTGTCAGAGCAGACCTTCTACCGCCTGATGCAGTCCTTTGCCCTGGTGCTGTTTGA gTGTCACCAGATGGATGACTTCAGCCCCGCCAAGAACCTCATGACCATGTGTTTCACATACTACTACATCG GGAAGACCCACGCGCTGCCCCTGGAGGCCAAGGAGAAGCCCACAGGCAGCATTGACTCCTACCTGAAGTCGGCCAACAGCTGGTTGGCAGAGAAGAAGGACATTGCAGAGCGGCTGCTGAAAAACACATCAGCCAAGACAGAGAATGTCAAAGGCTTCTTTGGGGGCCTGGAAACCAAGCTGAAGGGTCCTGTGGCCAAAAAGAGCGA CGAAGGTGAGGACAAACCAAAGGAGAAGCTGAAGAAGACGG TTTCCATGCAGAGcccagaggaggagaagaaaggagagaagatcTACTTGTACATGCACCTCAAGCAGCAGCCTATTTG gCACAACCTCCGCTTCTGGAACGCCGCCTTCTTCGATGCCGTGCACTGCGAGCGCAGGAAGCGCTCCCCCACCACCAG GGAGAAGTGGTGCCACATGACACAGGAGGAGCGGGACGACAGCCTGCGCTTCAATGAGAACATCACCTTCGGGCAGCTGGG CACCTTCATCCACAACATGCTGGCGTTCGGCCTCACCAAGAAGCTCTGCAGCGACTTCCTCAAGAAGCAGGCGACCATCGGCAATCTGGATGAAg AGCAATACAAGCTGCTCAGCGACCACATTGAGCAGATGGCCAGCGAGTAG
- the KIAA0513 gene encoding uncharacterized protein KIAA0513 homolog isoform X1 encodes MEAPPDVPVGNLIDFSTEAATRAPSEPSPLAIPSDNGHLEEVTAEESDATESADSENDMGESPTHWGHRRSSSGESFSSNHSTGSARDEAASERRDFVRHYVEKIFSGGEDLEQEEKARFGELCSGEDGKGREWFARYVSAQRCNSKCVSEQTFYRLMQSFALVLFECHQMDDFSPAKNLMTMCFTYYYIGKTHALPLEAKEKPTGSIDSYLKSANSWLAEKKDIAERLLKNTSAKTENVKGFFGGLETKLKGPVAKKSDEGEDKPKEKLKKTVSMQSPEEEKKGEKIYLYMHLKQQPIWHNLRFWNAAFFDAVHCERRKRSPTTRGNVGEEEEKREKWCHMTQEERDDSLRFNENITFGQLGTFIHNMLAFGLTKKLCSDFLKKQATIGNLDEEQYKLLSDHIEQMASE; translated from the exons ATGGAGGCCCCCCCAGATGTGCCCGTTGGGAACCTCATCGACTTCAGCACCGAAGCAGCCACCCGTGCCCCCTCAGAGCCCTCTCCTCTGGCCATCCCCAGTGACAACGGGCACCTggaggaggtgacagcagaggagagCGATGCCACCGAGTCGGCAGACAGCGAGAACGACATGGGTGAATCCCCCACGCATTGGGGCCACCGCCGCTCCTCCTCAGGTGAATCCTTCTCCTCCAACCACAGCACTGGGTCGGCCAGGGATGAGGCAGCGTCCGAGCGCCGGGACTTCGTGCGGCACTACGTGGAGAAGATCTTCAGCGGGGG AGAGGAtctggagcaggaggagaaggcGAGGTTTGGGGAGCTGTGCAGCGGTGAGGACGGGAAGGGCAGGGAGTGGTTCGCCAGATACGTGAGCGCACAG CGCTGCAACTCCAAGTGCGTGTCAGAGCAGACCTTCTACCGCCTGATGCAGTCCTTTGCCCTGGTGCTGTTTGA gTGTCACCAGATGGATGACTTCAGCCCCGCCAAGAACCTCATGACCATGTGTTTCACATACTACTACATCG GGAAGACCCACGCGCTGCCCCTGGAGGCCAAGGAGAAGCCCACAGGCAGCATTGACTCCTACCTGAAGTCGGCCAACAGCTGGTTGGCAGAGAAGAAGGACATTGCAGAGCGGCTGCTGAAAAACACATCAGCCAAGACAGAGAATGTCAAAGGCTTCTTTGGGGGCCTGGAAACCAAGCTGAAGGGTCCTGTGGCCAAAAAGAGCGA CGAAGGTGAGGACAAACCAAAGGAGAAGCTGAAGAAGACGG TTTCCATGCAGAGcccagaggaggagaagaaaggagagaagatcTACTTGTACATGCACCTCAAGCAGCAGCCTATTTG gCACAACCTCCGCTTCTGGAACGCCGCCTTCTTCGATGCCGTGCACTGCGAGCGCAGGAAGCGCTCCCCCACCACCAG AGGGAACGttggggaggaagaggagaagag GGAGAAGTGGTGCCACATGACACAGGAGGAGCGGGACGACAGCCTGCGCTTCAATGAGAACATCACCTTCGGGCAGCTGGG CACCTTCATCCACAACATGCTGGCGTTCGGCCTCACCAAGAAGCTCTGCAGCGACTTCCTCAAGAAGCAGGCGACCATCGGCAATCTGGATGAAg AGCAATACAAGCTGCTCAGCGACCACATTGAGCAGATGGCCAGCGAGTAG